The Pantoea sp. Lij88 sequence CTGCGCTATCTGGTGGCCGTGCGCCCGGGTCTGCAACCTCCAAGCCTGGCGGCGCGTATGGCGGCCACGCTGGATCGGCTCTCTGGCGGCCGGTTACTGATTAACGTGGTCACGGGTGGGGATCCGGTGGAGAACAAAGGTGACGGCATCTTCCTGAGTCACGAAGAGCGCTATCAGGTGACGAAAGAGTTTCTTGAGGTCTATTCCCGCCTGCTGAAAGGCGAGAAGGTCGATTTCGCGGGCGAGCATATCCGCGTTGAAGGCGCTGAGATCCTCTTTCCGCCGGTACAGGAAGATGGCCCACCGCTCTATTTTGGTGGATCGTCTGATGCGGCTATCGACGTTGCCGCGAATCAGATCGACACTTACCTGACGTGGGGCGAGCCGGTGGAACAGGTGGCGGAGAAACTGGCGGTAGTGCGCCAGCGGGCGCAGGAGAGTGGACGAACCCTCTCCTATGGCATCCGCTTGCATGTCATCGTACGTGAAACGGAAGAGGAAGCCTGGGCGGCAGCCGATCGGCTGATTTCTCATCTGGATGAAGAGACCATCGCCGCCGCGCAAAAGATCTTTGCCCGTATGGACTCCGCCGGACAGGCGCGAATGAGCGCGCTGCATCAGGGCTCGCGAGAGAGCCTGCGCATTGGCCCTAACCTGTGGGCGGGCGTCGGCCTGGTACGTGGCGGCGCAGGAACGGCGCTGGTCGGTAATCCACAACAGGTTGCCGATCGCATCCGGGAGTATCAGGCGCTGGGCATCGACAACTTTATTTTCTCTGGCTATCCGCATCTGGAAGAGGCGCATCGCTTTGCGGAACTGGTGATGCCACTGCTGCCGCTGGCCGCCAATGCAGAGAAGAAACAGCGCAGCGTGAACACCGGTCCGTTTGGTGAAACCATTGGCGGTGACCGTCGTCCTGCTAAACAGGCCAGTGCCAGTTAGTCAGTCAGTTAACCGAAGAGAAGGCTCGCTTATGTCACAACAGCAGATTGTCATTATCGGCGGAGGATTCACCGGCACCGCGCTGGCAATCCATCTGGCCCGATCCGGGCAGGCGGGCCTGCGCGTGACGGTAATTGAACCCCGGCCGCAGCTGGCTCAGGGCGTGGCATATGGCACTGCCGATCCGGCTCACCGCATCAATGTGCCGGCTGCCAGAATGCAGCTTGCGGGTGATGAAGAAGGAGCATTTGATCGCGACTATCGTGCATCTTCCGCTTTTACAGCCGATCCGGAGGCGTTGTGGGATGACGGCAGTGTCTATCCGCAGCGTGGTGAATTTGGTCGCTGGGTTAATGCGCAGTTTGTGCATCAACAGCAGCACTCACCTGTGCAACTCAGCCATCTGCGTGACAGCGCCGTGGCCTTTAAGGAGGGCGTGGTCACGACAGCGTCGGGGCAGCAGATCCGCGCCGATCAGGTGGTACTGGCGATCAGCCACCCACCGCCGGAACTGCCCACGCTGCTGAAGCCGTTACAGGACCATCCAGGATTGATTGCCAATCCCTGGCAACGCGACGCGCTGGCACAGATTGCACCTGACGATCGGGTCGCGATTATCGGTTCCGGGCTGACCATGTCCGATGTAGTGGCGTCACTGCATCGCCAGCAGCATCGCGGGGCCATAACCGTCTTCTCGCGTCGTGGTCAGTTGCCGCGTGCCAACCTGAGCGGTTGCGATGCGACCTGCACGCTGGACTACAGTCAGCCGCAGCCCGTCAGCGCGCGCGGCTGGTTACATCGGGTGCGTCAGGAGGTAAAACAGGCGGCGGCGAAGAATCTGCCCTGGCAACTGGTGCTGGATGATATCCGACGTAACGGCCAGCGCATCTGGCAGAGCCTTCCACTGCATGAGCAGCAGCGTTTTCTGCAGCATCTTCGCCCCTGGTGGGATGTTCACCGTTACCGGATTGCCCCACAGGTCAGCCTGGTCCTCAGCCAGCAGCAGGCCAGCGGGCAGCTGACGCTGCTGGCGGCGCGACTGGTCGCCGCTGACGCGGTTGGAAATCGTCTCCGGCTGACGCTGCGCCCGCGTGGTGCGCAGCCGGAAGCCCTGGAGGTGGATAGAGTGATTGTCACCACCGGGCCAGCGCATAACGCACTGCTTAACAGCAACGCGCTTCTGCGCCAGCTCCATGGCGATGGCGTCATTCAGCCTGACCCGCTGGCGCTGGGCATTCACGTCAACGCGCGGTCTCAGACGCTGAACGCGCAGGGCGACGTGAATCCTCATCTCTACGTGGCCGGGCCTGCTGCGCGGGGTCGCTTTGGTGAACTGATGGGATTACCGCAGGTGGCAGAACATGCTGAGTCTGTCGCGCGGCAACTCCTTACCGCCCCACCGCAGCCCTCCAGCGAGCGATGTCCAGGCTCGCTCACGTACTGAATCGTCCTTCCTGAAAAATCATTAAAAGGTGGGCGGCAAGCGATTGCCGCATCCGCTAAGGAGTCGCTATGTCATCGCAACGTGAAATTCGCCTGAATGCTTTCGATATGAACTGTGTTGGTCATCAGTCACCCGGTCTGTGGGCGCATCCCCGCGACCGCTCCTGGCAGTACAAAGATCTGGAATACTGGACCGACTTAGCACGCCTGCTGGAGCGCGGTAAGTTTGATGGGCTGTTTATTGCTGACGTGCTGGGTGTCTATGACGTGCTCAACGGGAATAACCATGCCGCCATCCGTCAGGCTACCCAGGTGCCGGTCAACGATCCGCTGGCGTTAATTACGCCGATGGCCATGGTGACGGAACATCTGGGCTTTGGCCTTACTGCCTCGCTGTCGTTTGAACACCCCTACCCGTTTGCACGACGGATGTCGACTCTGGATCATCTCACCAAAGGCCGCATCGGCTGGAACATTGTGACTTCTTATCTGGAAAGCGGTGCGCGTAATATCGGCCATCAGGCGCAGACCGACCACGATGCGCGCTACGACTATGCCGATGAATATCTGCAGGTCGTTTATAAGCTGCTGGAGGGCAGCTGGGAGGACGGTGCGGTCCTGCGTGACCGTGAGCGCCACATCTTCAGCGATCCGAATAAAATTCATCCCATCAATCATCAGGGGACGTTTTTCCAGGTGCCGGGCATTCATCTTTGCGAGCCGTCTCCGCAGCGTACGCCGGTGCTTTACCAGGCGGGCGCGTCCAGCCGGGGTAAAGCGTTTGCAGCGGAGCATGCCGAATGCGTCTTTGTGGCGGCGCCCTCGAAAGTGCTGCTGAAGAAAACCGTCGCGGATATCCGCCAGAGGGCCGCTGAAGCGGGACGCGATCCCCGTTCCATACTGATCTTCAACCTGCAGACGGTGATTGTGGGCGAAACCGACCTGGCGGCGCAGGCGAAATGGCAGGAGTACAAAAGCTATGTCAGTTACGAAGGCGCACTGGCGCTGATATCGGGCTGGACCGGCATCGATTTCGGGCAGTATCAGCCAGATCAGATACTGAAGCATCTGCATACCAATGCGATTCAGTCGGCGGTCGAGACATTTTCCACAGCTGATCCCAACCGTCAATGGACGGTGCAGGGCCTGGCCGACTGGGTGGGCATTGGGGGATTTGGTCCGCTGCTGGTGGGCAGCGCCGAAACCGTGGCCGATGAGCTGCAAAGCTGGGTTGAAGAGACCGACGTCGATGGTTTTAACCTCGCCTACGCCGTGACACATGAAACCTTTACCGATGTGGTGGAACTGCTGGTGCCGGAACTGCAAAAGCGCGGCGTCTACAAGCAGGACTATCAGCCAGGCACGCTGCGTGAGAAGTTGTTCGGACAGGGACCGCGGCTGGCGTTGCCCCATCCCGGCGCCGGTTATCGCCGACACGCGGAGGCGCAGGATCAGATACACAGCGCGGCAATCTCAGGATAAGTTCTGCCGGTGAAAACCGGCAATTCCCTTCGGGCCGGTAAAAAATAGCGGTTCAGGGTTTAGAAAACAGAATAATCGGAAGCGTACCGGATGAATTCAGCCCTTCATCCGGCTTTTAGTGTGGGCGCAATTTAAGTTTTAACTTATTGAATTTATTATAATAGTTATCATTATTTGTTGGTTGTTTAATCGCTGCGGAATACCTATAAAAGCCTCGTGACCTGCTGAATATAATAACGAGGATACGATGAGTACACTGAATATTGACGACACCCTGACCGCCCCGCCGCCACACTCTGCACCGGTTCGTT is a genomic window containing:
- the ssuD gene encoding FMNH2-dependent alkanesulfonate monooxygenase, yielding MSHATQENLNLFWFLPTHGDGRYLGTTEGGRAVDLPYLQQVALAADNLGYYGVLIPTGKSCEDSWLVASALAPITKKLRYLVAVRPGLQPPSLAARMAATLDRLSGGRLLINVVTGGDPVENKGDGIFLSHEERYQVTKEFLEVYSRLLKGEKVDFAGEHIRVEGAEILFPPVQEDGPPLYFGGSSDAAIDVAANQIDTYLTWGEPVEQVAEKLAVVRQRAQESGRTLSYGIRLHVIVRETEEEAWAAADRLISHLDEETIAAAQKIFARMDSAGQARMSALHQGSRESLRIGPNLWAGVGLVRGGAGTALVGNPQQVADRIREYQALGIDNFIFSGYPHLEEAHRFAELVMPLLPLAANAEKKQRSVNTGPFGETIGGDRRPAKQASAS
- a CDS encoding FAD-dependent oxidoreductase produces the protein MSQQQIVIIGGGFTGTALAIHLARSGQAGLRVTVIEPRPQLAQGVAYGTADPAHRINVPAARMQLAGDEEGAFDRDYRASSAFTADPEALWDDGSVYPQRGEFGRWVNAQFVHQQQHSPVQLSHLRDSAVAFKEGVVTTASGQQIRADQVVLAISHPPPELPTLLKPLQDHPGLIANPWQRDALAQIAPDDRVAIIGSGLTMSDVVASLHRQQHRGAITVFSRRGQLPRANLSGCDATCTLDYSQPQPVSARGWLHRVRQEVKQAAAKNLPWQLVLDDIRRNGQRIWQSLPLHEQQRFLQHLRPWWDVHRYRIAPQVSLVLSQQQASGQLTLLAARLVAADAVGNRLRLTLRPRGAQPEALEVDRVIVTTGPAHNALLNSNALLRQLHGDGVIQPDPLALGIHVNARSQTLNAQGDVNPHLYVAGPAARGRFGELMGLPQVAEHAESVARQLLTAPPQPSSERCPGSLTY
- a CDS encoding LLM class flavin-dependent oxidoreductase; the protein is MSSQREIRLNAFDMNCVGHQSPGLWAHPRDRSWQYKDLEYWTDLARLLERGKFDGLFIADVLGVYDVLNGNNHAAIRQATQVPVNDPLALITPMAMVTEHLGFGLTASLSFEHPYPFARRMSTLDHLTKGRIGWNIVTSYLESGARNIGHQAQTDHDARYDYADEYLQVVYKLLEGSWEDGAVLRDRERHIFSDPNKIHPINHQGTFFQVPGIHLCEPSPQRTPVLYQAGASSRGKAFAAEHAECVFVAAPSKVLLKKTVADIRQRAAEAGRDPRSILIFNLQTVIVGETDLAAQAKWQEYKSYVSYEGALALISGWTGIDFGQYQPDQILKHLHTNAIQSAVETFSTADPNRQWTVQGLADWVGIGGFGPLLVGSAETVADELQSWVEETDVDGFNLAYAVTHETFTDVVELLVPELQKRGVYKQDYQPGTLREKLFGQGPRLALPHPGAGYRRHAEAQDQIHSAAISG